The Dehalococcoidia bacterium genome includes a window with the following:
- a CDS encoding CoA-transferase, translated as MHVLAAGKAEYLAVDPDGFRAYVRDHKQRALTPKLMSAHDAIERFVADGEYFVYDCNYFQRGPSTLIREVIRQQKKDLWICGKFTYVDVGLLAGAGCATKVDCGFFWPGATIDNAVRAGRLEVFEYSNVVMTLRLQAGAMGLPFLPVRSFGGTDGFEYSGAKLVEDPFTGKPITLVPALNPDVAIIHAQQADVYGNARVFGTGIAHEESAMASKKVIVSAEEIIDTEEIRRDPGRTSIPYYAVDAVVHAPFGAWPGNCGGYYGSDTMGVIETFGAISRDAVGEYVAKYVTPFADDGQMFEALVGQERLEKLRANETISDGYRA; from the coding sequence ATGCACGTACTCGCTGCAGGCAAGGCCGAGTACCTGGCTGTCGACCCGGATGGATTTCGCGCGTACGTGCGCGACCACAAGCAGCGCGCGCTGACGCCGAAGCTCATGTCCGCGCATGACGCCATCGAGCGGTTCGTCGCCGACGGCGAGTATTTCGTCTATGACTGCAACTACTTTCAGCGCGGCCCGTCGACGCTGATCCGCGAAGTGATCCGTCAGCAGAAGAAGGATCTTTGGATCTGCGGCAAGTTCACGTACGTCGACGTGGGGTTGCTCGCGGGGGCGGGCTGCGCGACGAAGGTCGACTGCGGCTTCTTCTGGCCGGGCGCGACGATCGACAACGCCGTACGCGCCGGCCGGCTGGAGGTGTTCGAGTACAGCAACGTCGTCATGACGCTGCGGCTGCAAGCGGGTGCAATGGGACTGCCATTTCTGCCCGTGCGGTCGTTCGGCGGGACCGACGGGTTCGAATATTCGGGGGCGAAGCTCGTCGAGGATCCGTTCACAGGGAAGCCGATCACGCTCGTGCCCGCGCTCAATCCCGACGTAGCGATCATCCACGCGCAGCAGGCGGACGTGTACGGCAACGCGCGCGTGTTCGGCACGGGGATCGCCCACGAAGAGTCGGCGATGGCGTCGAAGAAGGTGATTGTATCGGCGGAGGAGATCATCGACACGGAGGAGATCCGGCGCGACCCGGGGCGCACGAGCATCCCGTATTACGCGGTCGATGCGGTCGTGCACGCGCCGTTCGGCGCGTGGCCGGGGAACTGCGGCGGTTACTACGGGTCCGACACGATGGGCGTCATCGAGACGTTCGGCGCGATCTCGCGCGATGCCGTCGGCGAGTACGTCGCGAAGTACGTGACGCCGTTCGCTGACGACGGGCAGATGTTCGAGGCGCTGGTCGGGCAGGAGCGGCTCGAGAAGCTGCGGGCGAACGAGACGATCAGCGACGGGTACCGGGCGTGA